A genomic stretch from Oleomonas cavernae includes:
- the gltX gene encoding glutamate--tRNA ligase, with translation MSKPPITRFAPSPTGYLHIGGARTALFNWLFARHFGGTFRLRIEDTDRQRSTQDAIGKIFEGLQWLGLDWDGEVVHQFSRAHLHAAEARRLLAEGRAYHCYCSPEELTQMREQARAEGKPPRYNGYWRDRDPAEAPAGVAPVIRMKAPREGETVIQDLVQGEVRFPNTELDDMILLRSDGTPTYMLSVVVDDHDMDITHVIRGDDHLTNTARQTQLYLALGWDCPIFAHIPLIHGPDGAKLSKRHGALGVDAYRDLGYLPEAMRNYLLRLGWGHGDEEIISTQQAIEWFGLENVGRSPARFDYAKLDNLNGHYLREADNARLAELIAPKLAEAAGRPLTGPDHDRLVRSMAGLKARAKTLVQLADSARFLVASRPLAMDAKAAGLVAGIGRERLAALRAAIAGLAPFTATAIEAAARGLSETTGAKLGDIAQPLRAALTGTTVSPPIFEVAEVLGAEESLGRLADVLDGGRP, from the coding sequence ATGTCAAAGCCCCCGATTACCCGCTTCGCCCCCTCGCCGACCGGCTACCTGCATATCGGCGGCGCCCGGACCGCGCTGTTCAACTGGCTGTTCGCCCGGCACTTCGGCGGCACCTTCCGCCTGCGCATCGAAGACACGGACCGCCAGCGTTCCACGCAGGACGCCATCGGCAAGATCTTCGAAGGCCTTCAGTGGCTGGGCCTGGACTGGGACGGCGAGGTAGTGCACCAGTTTTCCCGTGCCCACCTGCATGCCGCGGAGGCGCGCCGCCTGCTGGCCGAGGGCCGGGCCTATCATTGCTATTGCTCGCCCGAGGAATTGACCCAGATGCGCGAGCAGGCCCGGGCCGAGGGCAAGCCGCCGCGCTACAACGGCTATTGGCGCGACCGCGACCCGGCCGAGGCGCCGGCAGGCGTGGCACCGGTGATCCGCATGAAGGCCCCGCGCGAGGGCGAGACGGTAATCCAGGACCTGGTCCAGGGCGAAGTGCGCTTCCCCAACACCGAACTGGACGACATGATCCTGCTGCGCTCGGACGGCACGCCGACCTACATGCTGTCGGTCGTGGTCGACGACCATGATATGGACATCACCCATGTCATCCGCGGTGACGATCACCTGACCAATACCGCGCGCCAGACCCAGCTCTACCTGGCCCTGGGCTGGGATTGCCCGATCTTCGCCCATATCCCGCTGATCCACGGCCCGGACGGCGCCAAGCTGTCCAAGCGCCACGGCGCCCTGGGCGTCGATGCCTACCGCGACCTGGGCTACCTGCCCGAGGCGATGCGCAACTACCTGCTGCGCCTGGGCTGGGGTCATGGCGACGAGGAGATCATTTCGACGCAGCAGGCGATCGAATGGTTCGGCCTGGAGAATGTCGGCCGTTCGCCCGCACGCTTCGACTATGCCAAGCTGGACAATCTCAACGGCCACTATCTGCGCGAGGCCGACAATGCCCGCCTCGCCGAGTTGATCGCCCCCAAGCTCGCCGAGGCTGCCGGCCGGCCCTTGACGGGCCCCGACCACGATCGCCTGGTGCGCTCGATGGCCGGGCTGAAGGCGCGTGCCAAGACCCTGGTGCAACTTGCCGATTCCGCCCGTTTCCTGGTGGCGAGCCGCCCCCTGGCCATGGATGCCAAGGCCGCCGGGCTGGTGGCCGGCATCGGGCGCGAGCGCCTGGCCGCCCTGCGCGCGGCGATCGCCGGGCTTGCGCCCTTTACCGCGACGGCGATCGAGGCGGCGGCCCGCGGCTTGAGCGAGACGACGGGCGCCAAGCTGGGCGACATCGCCCAACCGCTGCGGGCCGCCCTCACCGGCACCACCGTATCGCCGCCGATTTTCGAGGTGGCCGAGGTTCTGGGGGCGGAAGAGTCCCTGGGTCGTCTGGCAGATGTCCTGGACGGGGGCCGGCCGTGA
- the gltA gene encoding citrate synthase encodes MAERTSVFLEDGGSRVSLPVMEGSVGPKVVDIRKLYGETGYFTFDPGFTSTASCESKITYIDGDEGVLLYRGYSIDELADKSDFMEVCYLLLNGELPSAKEKATFNKNITYHTMVHEQLSMFFRGFRRDAHPMAVICGVVGALSAFYHDSTDINDPHQRVVASHRLIAKMPTIIAMAYKYSIGQPFMYPRNDLDYCENFLYMTFGVPCEPFKVSSTLAKAMDKIFILHADHEQNASTSTVRLAGSSGANPFACIAAGIACLWGPAHGGANEAALNMLQQIGTVDRIPEYIAKSKDKNDPFRLMGFGHRVYKNYDPRAKVMQETARNVLDELGVHNDPLFQVAMELEKIALNDPYFVEKKLYPNVDFYSGIILKAMGFPTTMFTPLFALARTVGWIAQWAEMIADPSQKIGRPRQLYTGSPRREYVAVDKRG; translated from the coding sequence ATGGCCGAACGGACCTCTGTGTTTCTCGAGGATGGTGGCTCCCGCGTATCGTTGCCGGTGATGGAAGGGTCTGTCGGGCCGAAGGTTGTCGACATCCGCAAGCTCTATGGCGAAACCGGCTATTTCACGTTCGACCCCGGCTTCACCTCGACCGCGAGCTGCGAGTCGAAGATCACCTATATCGACGGTGACGAGGGCGTTCTTCTGTACCGCGGCTATTCGATCGACGAACTGGCCGACAAGAGCGACTTCATGGAGGTCTGCTACCTCCTGCTGAACGGCGAACTGCCCTCGGCCAAGGAGAAGGCGACGTTCAACAAGAACATCACCTACCACACGATGGTGCACGAGCAGCTCTCGATGTTCTTCCGCGGCTTCCGTCGCGACGCCCATCCGATGGCCGTCATCTGCGGCGTGGTCGGCGCGCTCTCGGCCTTCTATCACGACTCGACCGACATCAACGACCCGCACCAGCGCGTGGTCGCCAGCCACCGCCTGATCGCCAAGATGCCGACGATCATCGCCATGGCCTACAAGTACTCGATCGGCCAGCCGTTCATGTATCCGCGGAACGACCTCGATTACTGCGAGAACTTCCTCTACATGACCTTCGGCGTCCCCTGCGAGCCGTTCAAGGTGTCGTCCACGCTGGCCAAGGCGATGGACAAGATCTTCATCCTCCACGCCGACCACGAGCAGAACGCCTCGACCTCGACCGTGCGCCTGGCCGGCTCGTCGGGCGCCAACCCGTTCGCGTGTATCGCGGCAGGTATCGCCTGCCTGTGGGGCCCGGCCCACGGCGGCGCCAACGAGGCAGCCTTGAACATGCTGCAGCAGATCGGCACCGTCGACCGCATTCCCGAATACATCGCCAAGTCCAAGGACAAGAACGATCCGTTCCGCCTGATGGGCTTCGGCCACCGGGTCTACAAGAACTACGACCCGCGCGCCAAGGTGATGCAGGAAACCGCCCGCAACGTCCTCGATGAACTGGGCGTGCACAACGACCCGCTGTTCCAGGTCGCCATGGAACTGGAGAAGATCGCTCTCAACGATCCCTACTTCGTCGAGAAGAAGCTCTACCCCAACGTCGACTTCTATTCGGGCATCATCCTCAAGGCGATGGGCTTCCCCACCACCATGTTCACCCCGCTGTTCGCCCTGGCGCGCACGGTGGGCTGGATCGCCCAGTGGGCGGAGATGATCGCCGATCCCTCGCAGAAGATCGGCCGCCCCCGTCAGCTCTATACCGGCTCGCCACGGCGTGAATACGTGGCGGTCGACAAGCGCGGGTAA
- a CDS encoding sterol desaturase family protein, which yields MADTVMQWLGTYLASDHVDWKQVVLIGMTPVFLMAFAVEWQVMRGRGRRAQFHWQDIFANLNLGGAYQLFEIAAHLTVTAAAVGWIHQQRLFDIPVTAWTVLPIMLGVEFCYYWFHRLSHRVRWFWSAHVVHHSGEHMNMTTAMRQSLLYSITGWWLFFMPLVLLGVSPAAVFFLYAVNLSYQFFIHTESVGKLHPVLEYLLNTPSNHRVHHGRNAQYIDKNYGGILIVFDRWFGTYEAEVEAPDYGIATRQPKGYNLLVLNFHEFLDMWRDVLRPGPLATRLKHLWAPPEWERPTAETLAVIPPASEPSPTAVSP from the coding sequence ATGGCGGACACGGTGATGCAGTGGCTGGGAACCTACCTGGCCTCGGACCATGTGGACTGGAAGCAGGTCGTGCTGATCGGCATGACGCCGGTCTTCCTCATGGCCTTCGCCGTCGAGTGGCAGGTCATGCGCGGCCGCGGTCGCCGCGCGCAGTTCCACTGGCAGGATATTTTCGCCAACCTGAACCTGGGCGGCGCCTACCAGCTTTTCGAGATCGCGGCCCATCTGACGGTCACCGCGGCGGCCGTTGGCTGGATCCACCAGCAACGCCTCTTCGACATTCCCGTAACCGCCTGGACCGTCCTGCCGATCATGCTGGGGGTCGAGTTCTGCTACTACTGGTTCCACCGCCTGAGCCACCGGGTGCGCTGGTTCTGGAGCGCCCATGTGGTGCATCACAGCGGCGAACACATGAACATGACCACGGCCATGCGCCAGAGCCTGCTCTATTCGATCACCGGCTGGTGGCTGTTCTTCATGCCGCTGGTGCTGCTGGGCGTTTCGCCGGCCGCGGTGTTCTTCCTCTATGCCGTCAACCTGAGCTACCAGTTCTTCATCCACACGGAGAGCGTGGGCAAGCTGCATCCCGTGCTCGAATACCTGCTCAACACGCCGTCCAACCACCGCGTCCACCATGGCCGCAATGCACAGTACATCGACAAGAACTACGGCGGCATATTGATCGTCTTCGATCGCTGGTTCGGCACCTACGAGGCGGAAGTCGAGGCGCCCGACTACGGCATCGCGACCCGCCAGCCCAAGGGTTACAACCTGCTGGTGCTGAACTTCCACGAGTTCCTGGACATGTGGCGCGATGTGCTGCGTCCCGGCCCGCTGGCCACGCGGCTGAAGCACCTGTGGGCACCACCCGAATGGGAGCGGCCGACGGCAGAGACCCTGGCGGTTATACCCCCGGCGAGCGAGCCGTCGCCAACTGCCGTGTCGCCTTAG
- a CDS encoding AraC family transcriptional regulator gives MIGPSDENLRGVVPSSYVSLLFDYLERQGHIAHAILGEGRPKALGRHPVTRWRAMLERAAAHLRDPLLGLHLGRTITPAYFGVMGYVLLACPNVAAAFLRFQQYQRLLYDVNPMHYAMEADTVMLEWGVEAGRPGPLVDECAITALVQLLRDITDRRANPLEVRFVNPPPADPKPYREYFGCPVHFAQAATAVRYPAKIMALPLRGPDPALLDVLERQADALLDELPRPDDFEQGVRRCIARLAREGEPSLERVANELHCSTRTLHRRLEQRGGSFRGLVDDTRRRLADDYLTDPRLQLAEIAQLLGYSEQSAFTRAYRRWTGRTPKATRQLATARSPGV, from the coding sequence ATGATCGGCCCATCGGACGAGAACCTGCGCGGTGTGGTGCCCTCCAGCTATGTGAGCCTGCTGTTCGACTATCTGGAACGGCAGGGTCATATCGCCCATGCCATCCTCGGCGAGGGGCGGCCCAAGGCGCTGGGCCGTCATCCCGTGACCCGGTGGCGGGCGATGCTGGAGCGGGCCGCTGCGCATCTGCGCGACCCGCTGCTGGGCCTCCACCTGGGGCGGACGATCACGCCGGCCTATTTCGGCGTCATGGGCTATGTGCTGCTGGCCTGCCCCAATGTCGCCGCGGCCTTCCTGCGCTTCCAGCAATACCAGCGCCTGCTCTACGACGTGAACCCGATGCATTACGCCATGGAGGCGGACACGGTCATGCTGGAATGGGGCGTGGAGGCCGGCCGGCCGGGGCCGCTGGTGGACGAGTGCGCGATCACGGCCCTGGTCCAACTGTTGCGGGACATCACCGACCGCCGGGCCAATCCGCTCGAGGTGCGCTTCGTCAATCCCCCGCCGGCAGACCCCAAGCCCTACCGCGAGTATTTCGGCTGCCCGGTGCACTTCGCCCAGGCGGCAACCGCGGTGCGCTATCCGGCCAAGATCATGGCGCTGCCGCTGCGCGGGCCCGACCCGGCCCTGCTCGACGTGCTGGAGCGGCAGGCCGATGCCCTGCTGGACGAGCTGCCGCGGCCTGACGATTTCGAGCAGGGGGTGCGCCGCTGCATCGCCCGGCTGGCCCGCGAGGGCGAGCCGAGCCTGGAGCGGGTCGCCAATGAACTGCACTGTTCGACCCGCACCCTGCACCGCCGGCTGGAGCAGCGCGGCGGCAGCTTCCGCGGACTGGTGGACGATACCCGCCGCCGCCTCGCGGATGACTACCTGACCGATCCCAGGCTGCAGCTTGCCGAGATCGCGCAGCTTCTGGGCTATTCCGAGCAGAGCGCCTTCACCCGGGCCTATCGCCGCTGGACCGGCCGGACGCCTAAGGCGACACGGCAGTTGGCGACGGCTCGCTCGCCGGGGGTATAA
- the lpxB gene encoding lipid-A-disaccharide synthase — translation MSATLPGPRPVHVFIIAGEPSGDALGARLMASLKHEAQGNIRFSGVGGPLMTAEGLASEFPMGELTLLGVMEVLPKAAHVLRRVREVAARIIASRPDVVVTVDAPAFSFRVGKKIKGQGIPHVHYVAPTVWAWRPRRAKMVARFLSHLLVLFPFEPPYFEVHGLKTTFVGHSVVEGAAEVAALKAAGAALCQRLGIADGRPVLVVLPGSRSSEVRYLGPIFGEALAKLSRTMPDLAVLVPTVPNVARLVREATAAWPVETFLLEDARDKLPAMAAGRAALAASGTVALELALTETPMVIAYRANPLSALVFRLMVKVRFANLINIMEDRAIVPELLQEKCKPEALAEAVAQLMLDPAAGREQIDAMRRVTAALGRGGPAPPSGRPRRS, via the coding sequence ATGAGTGCGACGCTGCCAGGGCCGCGGCCGGTTCATGTCTTCATTATCGCGGGTGAGCCTTCCGGCGATGCCCTGGGCGCCCGCCTGATGGCCTCGCTCAAGCACGAGGCGCAGGGCAACATCCGCTTCTCGGGCGTCGGCGGTCCCTTGATGACGGCGGAGGGCTTGGCCAGCGAGTTCCCCATGGGCGAGCTGACCTTGCTGGGGGTGATGGAAGTGCTGCCCAAGGCGGCCCATGTGCTGCGCCGGGTGCGCGAGGTCGCTGCGCGGATCATCGCCAGCCGGCCCGACGTGGTGGTGACGGTCGACGCGCCGGCGTTTTCCTTCCGGGTGGGCAAGAAGATCAAGGGCCAGGGCATTCCCCACGTCCACTACGTGGCGCCCACGGTGTGGGCCTGGCGGCCCCGGCGGGCCAAGATGGTGGCACGCTTTCTGTCCCACCTGCTGGTGCTCTTCCCGTTCGAGCCGCCTTATTTCGAGGTCCATGGCCTGAAGACCACCTTCGTCGGCCACTCCGTCGTCGAGGGCGCGGCCGAGGTTGCCGCCTTGAAGGCCGCCGGCGCGGCCCTGTGCCAGCGGCTGGGCATTGCCGACGGCCGGCCGGTCCTGGTGGTGCTGCCCGGCAGCCGCTCGAGCGAGGTGCGCTACCTGGGCCCCATCTTCGGCGAAGCACTGGCGAAACTGTCCAGGACGATGCCGGACCTTGCCGTGCTGGTGCCCACCGTGCCCAACGTCGCCCGCCTGGTGCGCGAAGCCACCGCGGCCTGGCCGGTCGAGACCTTCCTGCTGGAAGACGCGCGCGACAAGCTGCCGGCGATGGCGGCGGGCCGTGCCGCCTTGGCCGCCTCGGGCACGGTCGCGCTCGAACTGGCCCTCACCGAGACGCCGATGGTCATCGCCTATCGGGCCAACCCGTTGAGTGCGCTGGTGTTCCGCCTGATGGTCAAGGTGCGCTTTGCCAACCTGATCAACATCATGGAAGACCGGGCCATCGTGCCCGAGCTGCTGCAGGAAAAATGCAAGCCCGAGGCCCTGGCCGAGGCGGTGGCGCAGCTCATGCTCGACCCTGCGGCCGGGCGGGAGCAGATCGACGCGATGCGCCGGGTGACCGCGGCCCTGGGCCGGGGCGGCCCGGCCCCTCCGTCCGGGCGGCCCAGGCGATCCTGA
- a CDS encoding LpxI family protein, with the protein MPDTAPQAIRAKLGIIAGGGDLPVKLLDACRRQGRPAFVIGLTGSAEPRPEDGVADAWASIGSVGKILGLLRDAGCTGVVMAGNVRRPDFATLRLDWKGIKVIPRIVAAARHGDDHLLRSLVTIFEEEGFKVVGADQILDDLLMPAGPLGRYDLPPALMPDLERGIIIVRALGAVDVGQGAVVAGGDAVAVEAAEGTDRMLARAAELRAGWTVRDGLLVKLPKPNQEKRVDLPTIGVATVEGAAAAGLAGIAVAAGATLVLDRDALVARADALGLFVVGIRR; encoded by the coding sequence GTGCCTGACACCGCCCCCCAGGCGATCCGCGCCAAGCTCGGCATCATTGCCGGCGGCGGCGATCTGCCGGTCAAATTGCTCGATGCCTGCCGCCGGCAGGGCCGGCCGGCCTTTGTCATCGGGCTGACCGGCTCGGCCGAGCCGCGCCCGGAAGACGGCGTGGCGGATGCCTGGGCCTCGATCGGCTCGGTCGGCAAGATCCTGGGCCTGCTGCGCGATGCCGGCTGCACCGGGGTGGTGATGGCGGGCAACGTGCGGCGCCCGGACTTCGCCACGCTGCGCCTGGACTGGAAGGGCATCAAGGTCATCCCCCGCATCGTCGCCGCGGCGCGCCACGGGGATGATCATCTGTTGCGCTCGCTGGTCACCATTTTCGAAGAGGAAGGGTTCAAGGTCGTGGGCGCGGACCAGATACTCGATGATCTGCTGATGCCGGCCGGGCCCCTGGGCCGCTACGACCTGCCGCCCGCCCTGATGCCCGATCTCGAGCGCGGGATCATCATCGTCCGGGCCCTTGGCGCGGTCGACGTGGGGCAGGGGGCGGTGGTGGCGGGCGGCGATGCCGTGGCCGTCGAGGCCGCCGAAGGCACCGACCGCATGCTGGCCCGCGCCGCCGAATTGCGCGCGGGTTGGACCGTTCGGGACGGCCTGCTGGTCAAACTGCCCAAGCCGAACCAGGAAAAACGTGTCGACCTGCCCACCATCGGGGTCGCGACGGTCGAAGGGGCGGCGGCGGCGGGGCTTGCCGGCATCGCGGTCGCCGCGGGCGCCACGCTGGTGCTCGACCGCGACGCGCTGGTGGCGCGCGCGGATGCGCTGGGCTTGTTTGTGGTTGGGATCAGGCGATGA
- the lpxA gene encoding acyl-ACP--UDP-N-acetylglucosamine O-acyltransferase, whose amino-acid sequence MSTIHASAVVDPKATLGHDVEIGPFAVVGPDVELADGVKLKSHVVLAGHTRIGAGTEVHPFAVIGAPPQTLKPIGEETRITVGEHSMIREHVTIHPGTVGGGGLTSVGNHCLLMVNTHIGHDCHVGNNVVIANNGTLGGHVSIGDFVYVGGMSAIHQNVRLGAHAMIGGMSGVEQDVIPYGSVMGNRAFLAGLNIIGLKRRGFSRDQIHSLRKAYRSLFADEGTLAERLADAAEEFGDSDVVMDVVAFMQADSARSFVLPRADRGGA is encoded by the coding sequence TTGTCCACCATCCACGCGAGCGCCGTCGTCGATCCCAAGGCGACCCTCGGCCACGACGTCGAGATCGGGCCGTTTGCCGTTGTCGGCCCCGATGTCGAGCTGGCCGACGGCGTCAAGCTCAAGAGCCACGTGGTCCTGGCCGGCCACACCCGGATCGGGGCCGGCACGGAAGTCCACCCCTTCGCGGTGATCGGCGCCCCGCCGCAAACCCTCAAGCCCATCGGCGAGGAAACCCGGATCACGGTGGGCGAGCATTCGATGATCCGCGAGCATGTGACCATTCACCCCGGCACCGTGGGCGGCGGTGGCCTGACCTCGGTCGGCAATCACTGCCTCTTGATGGTGAACACCCACATCGGCCACGACTGCCACGTCGGCAATAATGTGGTGATCGCCAACAACGGCACCCTGGGCGGGCACGTCAGCATCGGCGATTTCGTCTATGTCGGCGGCATGTCGGCGATCCACCAGAATGTCCGCCTGGGTGCCCACGCCATGATCGGCGGCATGTCGGGCGTCGAACAGGATGTCATTCCCTACGGCTCGGTGATGGGCAATCGCGCCTTCCTGGCCGGCCTGAACATCATCGGCCTGAAGCGGCGCGGTTTCAGCCGCGACCAGATCCACAGCCTGCGCAAGGCCTATCGTTCGCTGTTCGCCGACGAGGGCACGCTGGCCGAGCGCCTGGCCGATGCCGCCGAGGAATTCGGCGACAGCGACGTGGTGATGGACGTGGTCGCCTTCATGCAGGCCGATTCCGCGCGCTCCTTCGTGCTGCCGCGCGCCGATCGCGGCGGTGCCTGA
- the fabZ gene encoding 3-hydroxyacyl-ACP dehydratase FabZ, with amino-acid sequence MAEAEESGKATLEAVDVMRIMEMIPHRYPMLLVDRVIELKGGESATGIKNVTINEPFFQGHFPGHPVMPGVLIVEAMAQTSGIVVIQGLGPATSGRGRLVYFMSIDECRFRKPVLPGDQMMIHVAKERHRGNVWKFKCEAKVAGALVAEAIVTAMIVDR; translated from the coding sequence ATGGCTGAGGCCGAAGAGAGCGGTAAGGCGACGCTCGAAGCCGTCGACGTAATGCGGATCATGGAGATGATCCCGCACCGCTATCCGATGTTGCTGGTCGATCGGGTGATCGAGCTCAAAGGTGGCGAGAGCGCCACCGGCATCAAGAACGTCACGATCAACGAGCCGTTCTTCCAGGGGCATTTCCCGGGCCATCCGGTCATGCCCGGCGTGCTGATCGTCGAGGCCATGGCCCAGACCTCGGGCATCGTCGTGATCCAGGGCCTCGGCCCGGCGACGTCGGGCAGGGGTCGTCTCGTCTATTTCATGTCGATCGATGAATGCCGTTTCCGCAAGCCGGTGCTGCCGGGCGATCAAATGATGATCCATGTCGCGAAGGAACGGCATCGCGGCAACGTTTGGAAGTTCAAGTGCGAAGCCAAGGTCGCCGGGGCGCTGGTGGCGGAAGCGATCGTCACCGCCATGATCGTCGACCGCTGA
- the lpxD gene encoding UDP-3-O-(3-hydroxymyristoyl)glucosamine N-acyltransferase: protein MPSCPRSRSTCRLCNDRGPASFFRRKGPFRLSELCALTGTDLADGADADISVVGAAPLEWADAGHITYVESPKYFDALTQTKARACIIPKRFADRAPRAIALVLADRPAIAYARVAQAFHPRRCATPGIAATAVVDATASLGDGCEIGPGAVIGAEARLGRGCVVEANAVIGHHVVLGDEVVVGPSASIRYALIGARCTVHAGARIGEDGFGFVPNPPVGHLRIPQIGRVVIGDDVEVGANSCIDRGVYGDTRIGDGTIIDNVVQIGHNVTLGRGCILAAKVGLSGSCKVGDFVAFGGAVGVADHVNIGSGARIAAHAGVMRDVAAGETVGGAPAKPIKKWFREVATLSQLARRKGEDNG from the coding sequence ATGCCAAGCTGCCCTCGATCAAGGTCGACGTGCCGCCTGTGCAATGATCGTGGCCCAGCCTCGTTTTTTCGTCGCAAGGGGCCTTTCCGCTTAAGCGAGCTGTGTGCGCTGACCGGCACCGATCTGGCCGATGGCGCTGACGCCGATATCAGTGTCGTGGGCGCGGCCCCGCTCGAATGGGCGGATGCCGGCCATATCACCTATGTCGAGTCGCCGAAGTATTTCGACGCCTTGACCCAGACCAAGGCGCGGGCCTGCATCATCCCCAAGCGGTTTGCGGACAGGGCGCCGCGGGCGATCGCCCTGGTGCTGGCCGATCGCCCGGCAATCGCCTATGCCCGGGTGGCCCAGGCGTTTCACCCCCGGCGTTGCGCGACCCCGGGTATCGCCGCCACGGCGGTCGTCGACGCCACGGCAAGCCTCGGCGATGGTTGCGAGATCGGCCCCGGCGCGGTGATCGGGGCGGAGGCCCGCCTGGGCCGCGGCTGCGTGGTCGAAGCCAATGCGGTGATCGGGCACCATGTGGTGCTGGGGGACGAGGTCGTGGTCGGTCCTTCGGCCTCGATCCGCTATGCCCTGATCGGCGCCCGCTGCACTGTTCACGCGGGGGCCCGGATCGGCGAGGACGGTTTCGGCTTCGTGCCCAATCCGCCGGTCGGGCACCTGCGCATTCCCCAGATCGGCCGGGTGGTGATCGGCGACGACGTCGAGGTCGGCGCCAATAGCTGCATCGATCGCGGCGTCTATGGTGATACACGCATCGGCGACGGCACGATCATCGACAACGTCGTCCAGATCGGCCACAACGTCACCCTGGGGCGCGGTTGTATCCTGGCGGCCAAGGTCGGCCTTTCCGGCTCGTGCAAGGTTGGGGATTTCGTCGCGTTCGGTGGGGCGGTCGGGGTTGCCGATCATGTGAACATCGGCAGCGGCGCGCGTATCGCCGCCCACGCCGGCGTAATGCGTGATGTGGCAGCGGGCGAAACGGTCGGCGGGGCGCCGGCCAAGCCGATCAAGAAGTGGTTCCGCGAGGTCGCGACCTTGTCGCAGCTCGCCAGGCGCAAGGGGGAAGATAATGGCTGA
- a CDS encoding OmpH family outer membrane protein: MTMNRIKAALFGAVLSTGVLAGPASPALAETFPEAVPLIVDYQRLQTDSKASRDVGRQLQVVRDKFEKEIAKEQQALQAEQTKLRAAWEKLSPAEREKRQKAFEDKVAAAQRKAQASNKALTEALDSAGAKVREALVPIFSELMTSRGANVLLGTSEVLYFDPRLEITNEVLAQLDAKLPSIKVDVPPVQ; the protein is encoded by the coding sequence ATGACCATGAATCGCATCAAGGCCGCGCTGTTCGGCGCCGTTCTGTCCACCGGCGTTCTCGCCGGTCCGGCCTCGCCGGCCCTGGCCGAGACCTTTCCCGAGGCGGTCCCGCTGATTGTCGACTATCAGCGGCTGCAGACGGATTCCAAGGCGTCGCGCGATGTCGGGCGGCAGCTTCAGGTCGTCCGCGACAAGTTCGAGAAAGAGATCGCCAAGGAGCAGCAGGCGCTGCAGGCCGAGCAGACCAAGCTGCGCGCCGCCTGGGAAAAGCTTTCGCCGGCTGAGCGCGAAAAGCGCCAGAAGGCGTTCGAGGACAAGGTCGCCGCCGCCCAGCGCAAGGCCCAGGCCAGCAACAAGGCCTTGACCGAGGCCCTGGACAGCGCCGGGGCGAAGGTGCGCGAGGCCCTGGTGCCGATCTTCAGCGAGTTGATGACGTCGCGCGGCGCCAATGTCCTGCTCGGCACCAGCGAGGTGCTCTATTTCGATCCGCGGCTCGAGATCACGAACGAAGTGCTGGCCCAGTTGGATGCCAAGCTGCCCTCGATCAAGGTCGACGTGCCGCCTGTGCAATGA